A single region of the Raphanus sativus cultivar WK10039 chromosome 1, ASM80110v3, whole genome shotgun sequence genome encodes:
- the LOC108860032 gene encoding E3 ubiquitin-protein ligase ATL15: protein MVMSRLGFYSSFLLLLRFVAAQSSSEQGAGFNPTTAIVMIVLVSVFFSLGCISVYMRRCLEQALGIEDGRSGNPGNWLNVRQQTPRGLDASVIETFPTFRYSTVKTLRIGKEALECPVCLNEFEDDETLRLLPQCCHVFHPGCIDAWLSSHATCPLCRANLVPAPGESVSFEISGLARESGQSSPLTSIVNDNRRMALASPDERLLDSVVWTGNQSMPRKSMSTGWKLAGLFSRSSSYGQTGENLDRFTLRLPQEIHDQLVNQGSKGPVALPQVRSSIRGYRTGSLGNERNYFYFERFDQDGRFDRRPFSITPPYRTGFSRSPSGVINGGDDYQERTGAPKSLLLAIRSPFDRLFTGKNNVGERSYLRSGDASSV, encoded by the coding sequence ATGGTCATGTCACGATTAGGCTTCTACTCTTCTTTCTTGCTTCTGTTACGGTTCGTTGCCGCTCAGAGCAGCAGTGAACAAGGGGCAGGTTTCAATCCAACCACGGCTATAGTCATGATCGTACTCGTCAGCGTTTTTTTCTCACTCGGATGTATCTCCGTCTACATGCGAAGGTGTCTCGAGCAAGCTCTAGGCATCGAGGACGGAAGATCCGGCAACCCGGGAAACTGGCTTAACGTTAGGCAGCAAACGCCACGTGGACTCGACGCTTCTGTCATAGAAACTTTTCCGACGTTTCGTTACTCTACCGTGAAGACGTTGAGAATCGGCAAAGAAGCGTTGGAGTGTCCCGTTTGCCTCAACGAGTTCGAAGACGATGAAACGCTGCGTTTGCTTCCTCAATGTTGCCACGTGTTCCATCCCGGTTGCATAGATGCTTGGCTAAGTTCTCACGCCACGTGTCCCCTCTGCCGCGCCAATCTCGTTCCTGCACCGGGTGAGTCTGTTTCCTTCGAGATCTCCGGTTTAGCTAGGGAATCCGGTCAGAGCTCTCCTCTAACGTCGATTGTTAATGATAACCGGAGAATGGCTTTGGCTTCTCCGGACGAGCGGTTACTTGACTCAGTGGTTTGGACAGGTAACCAAAGCATGCCACGTAAGTCCATGTCTACTGGGTGGAAACTAGCCGGATTGTTTAGCCGGTCAAGTTCTTACGGTCAGACCGGGGAGAATCTAGACCGGTTCACGCTAAGGTTACCGCAGGAGATACATGATCAGCTCGTGAACCAAGGGTCAAAAGGCCCCGTTGCGCTACCTCAAGTGAGGAGCTCGATACGAGGGTACAGAACGGGAAGCCTAGGGAATGAAAGAAACTATTTCTATTTTGAACGGTTCGATCAAGACGGTCGGTTCGACCGAAGACCTTTTTCTATCACTCCTCCGTACCGGACCGGCTTCAGCAGGTCTCCGAGTGGGGTTATCAACGGGGGAGATGATTATCAGGAACGTACTGGTGCACCCAAAAGTTTGCTTTTAGCAATAAGGTCACCATTTGATCGGTTATTCACTGGAAAAAACAATGTAGGTGAACGTTCTTACCTACGATCCGGTGATGCGAGTTCTGTGTAG